In one window of Scylla paramamosain isolate STU-SP2022 chromosome 36, ASM3559412v1, whole genome shotgun sequence DNA:
- the LOC135091120 gene encoding spectrin beta chain-like isoform X31: protein MTTDISVGVRWDPLKQEEVIEDFDYDGGNSSSRLFERSRIKALADERESVQKKTFMKWVNSHLVRVSTRIGDLYVDLRDGKQLLKLLEILSGERLPRPTKGKMRIHCLENVDKALQFLRDQRVHLENMGSHDIVDGNARLTLGLIWTIILRFQIQDITIEETENQETKSAKDALLLWCQMKTAGYHNVNIRNFTTSWRDGLAFNAIIHKHRPDLVQYEKLSRSNPIHNLNNAFTTAENKLGLTKLLDAEDIFVEQPDEKSIITYVVTYYHYFSKLKQETVQGKRIGKVVGIAMENDRMIKEYENLTSDLLKWIETTIESLNDRAFANSLTGVQTQLTQFNTYRTVEKPPKFVEKGNLEVLLFTLQSKMRANNQKPYLPKEGKMISDINKAWERLEKAEHERELALREELIRQEKLEQLAARFNRKAGMRETWLSENQRLVSQDNFGFDLAAVEAAAKKHEAIETDIFAYEERVQAVVAVAQELEAENYHDIERINARKDNVLRLWNYLLELLRLRRMRLELSLQLQQNFQEMIYILDSMEDMKVRLLSEDYGKHLMGVEDLLQKHSLLEADINVLGERVKTVIEHSQRFLDDEQVEGYRPCDPSIVLERVQQLEDAYGELVKLAVERRLRLEESRKLWQFYWDMAEEENWIKEKEQILSTSDIGHDLITVNLLLTKHKTVEEELSSHEPQLMACVKIGEELIAQQHFGSDKIQERIDEIMGMWNNLKEKSANRKKRLTDAVDLHQFYTEADDVDTWMLDILRLVSSEDTGRDEATVQSLLKKHKDVTEELKNYATTIEALHQQASELNEIDRESPDVVERLASIDRRYKELLELAKMRKQRLLDALSLYKLFTEADGVEQWIGEKERMLQTMVPAKDIEDCEIMKHRYEGFEQEMNANASRVAVVNQLARQLLHVEHPNSEDIVARQNQLNQRWAELREKAENKREELNSAHGVQTFHIECRETVLWIEDKKRVLMETADLGTDLSGIMTLQRRLSGMERDLAAIQAKLDSLEREADKISQEHPEEAELIRERVEQIRAVWDQLTQLLKERDAKLEEAGDLHRFLRDLDHFQAWLTKTMTDVASEDIPSNLAEAEKLLSQHQSIREEIDNYTEDYTKMMEYGERITAEDVTPADDAQYMFLRERLKALKDGWAELHQMWENRQQLLSQSLNLQMFLRDAKQGEVLLSQQEHYLSKDETPTNLEQAENLIKRHEAFLTTMEANDEKINGICQFAQRLLDEGHYAVDKIQKKAENIEERRQQNRERALEQMERLRDQLQVHQFLQDCEELNDWVQEKHIIAQDESYRSAKTVHSKWTRHQAFEAEIASNKDRLVRVQQAGEELVKEKPEMAEMIGPKISELNQHFEDLESTTKEKGERLFDANRQVLYEQTCDDIDTWMSDLEKQIEGGDTGMDLTSVNILMQKQHLIETQMAVKAKQVEQLESQADYLQRMDPEKTDKVKSMKAKVEAKFESLKAPLLDRNEALNKKKEAFQFRRDVEDEKLWIQEKMPQATSSEYGNSLFTVHMLKKKLQSLSTEIDNHEPRINLVCENGRKLIEAGHTDADEFHKLLEELLDDWAKLKDAMEFRRSKLMVSEKAQQYLFDASEAEVWMSEQELYMMVEDRGKDELSAQNLMKKHQSLESDVTDYAETIRQLGETARHLISEEHPDSEQISKRQSQIDKLYAGLRDLAVERRSKLDEALKLFMLNREVDDLEQWIAEREVVAGSHELGQDYDHVTMLRDRFKDFARDTETIGNERVAAVNEIADQLISAGHSDAATIAEWKDGLNESWADLLELIETRTQMLAASWELHKFFHDCKDVLSRILEKQNSISDELGRDAGSVSALQRKHQNFVQDLVMLQQQVQQIQDDSSKLQAAYAGDKAREITNREAEVVSAWLNLQGMCEDRRVKLSDTGDLFKFFNMVRTLILWMDDVIRQMNTTEKPRDVSGVELLMNNHQSLKAEVDAREDNFNVCVSLGKELLARNHYATPEIKEKLMSLSNQRINMLQRWEERWEHLQLILEVYQFARDASVAECWLMAQEPYLVSAEFGRSIDEVENLIKKHEAFEKACSAQEERFAALERLTTFELKELKRKQEEEEEERQRQEELARQAAAPPPQSPDQPTDGVDGSGEDSHLNGEEHDESREEHDESAAVLRGSAPSTPRPPSTPATPTFAAAGAGRGRPASATLPATTSPPTPASKESRRRVRSRSKSPFRSFRWKKTKTSPSEAPGSASDDESNLERAAERPSPTGDEDQLEGSLVRKHEWESTTKKASNRSWDKLFLVLRGNTLFFYKDRKSYQAAPEVYFRAEIPCDLSGGQASVADDYTKKKHVLRLRLVSGSEYLFQAKDEEELNTWVAALQVATSAEGSAGPSRSQTLPAGSEKKDEPKRRSFFTLKKK from the exons ATGACGACAGACATTAGTGTGGGGGTCCGCTGGGATCCTCTGAAGCAGGAGGAGGTCATCGAGGACTTCGACTATGATGGCGGGAactcctcctccaggctgttTGAAAGGTCCAGGATCAAGGCTCTCGCTG ATGAGCgagagagtgtgcagaagaaGACCTTCATGAAGTGGGTCAACTCGCACCTGGTCCGGGTCAGCACACGCATCGGGGACCTGTACGTTGACCTACGCGATGGCAAGCAGCTCCTCAAACTGCTGGAGATCCTGTCAGGGGAGCGGCTG CCACGACCCACcaagggaaagatgaggatCCACTGCCTGGAGAATGTGGACAAGGCTCTGCAGTTCCTGCGAGACCAGCGGGTGCACCTGGAGAACATGGGCTCCCATGACATAGTGGACGGCAATGCCCGCCTCACCCTCGGCCTCATCTGGACCATCATCCTCCGCTTCCAGATCCAGGACATCACCATTGAGGAGACAGAGAACCAGGAGACAAAGAGCGCCAAGGATGCTCTCCTCCTGTGGTGCCAGATGAAGACTGCTGGCTACCACAACGTCAACATCAGGAACTTCACCACCTCCTGGAGGGACGGTCTTGCCTTCAACGCCATCATCCACAAGCACCGTCCAGACCTGGTGCAGTATGAGAAGCTGTCACGTTCAAACCCCATCCACAACCTCAACAATGCCTTCACTACAGCTGAAAACAAACTTGGCCTCACAAAACTTTTAGATGCCGAAGATATTTTTGTTGAGCAGCCTGACGAGAAGTCCATCATCACTTATGTCGTcacctactaccactacttctccAAACTAAAGCAGGAGACTGTGCAGGGCAAGCGTATTGGCAAGGTAGTTGGCATCGCAATGGAGAATGACAGGATGATCAAGGAATATGAGAATCTGACCTCGGATCTTCTGAAGTGGATTGAGACAACAATCGAGAGCCTCAATGACCGAGCTTTTGCTAACTCCCTGACAGGAGTACAGACTCAGCTGACACAGTTCAACACCTACCGCACAGTGGAGAAGCCTCCCAAGTTTGTGGAGAAAGGTAACCTTGAAGTGCTACTCTTCACTCTGCAATCCAAGATGAGAGCCAACAACCAGAAGCCGTACCTGCCAAAGGAGGGCAAGATGATCAGCGACATCAACAAGGCCTGGGAGCGCCTGGAGAAGGCTGAGCATGAGAGGGAGCTGGCTCTGAGAGAGGAACTGATTCGCCAAGAAAAACTGGAGCAGCTGGCTGCAAGGTTCAACCGCAAGGCTGGGATGAGAGAGACTTGGCTGTCTGAGAATCAGCGCCTTGTCTCCCAGGACAACTTTGGCTTTGACCTGGCAGCTGTGGAAGCCGCCGCCAAGAAGCACGAGGCCATTGAGACAGACATCTTTGCCTATGAGGAGCGAGTGCAGGCTGTTGTTGCCGTGGCACAAGAGTTGGAGGCGGAGAACTATCATGACATTGAGCGCATCAATGCCAGGAAGGACAATGTTCTCCGATTATGGAATTACCTGCTTGAACTGCTGCGTCTCCGCCGCATGAGGCTGGAACTGTCCCTGCAGCTGCAGCAGAACTTCCAGGAGATGATTTACATCCTGGACTCCATGGAGGACATGAAGGTGCGCCTCCTGAGCGAAGACTACGGCAAACACCTCATGGGTGTGGAGGACCTGCTGCAGAAACATTCCCTCCTGGAGGCAGACATCAACGTGCTGGGTGAGCGCGTGAAGACAGTCATTGAACACTCCCAGAGGTTCCTGGATGATGAGCAGGTGGAGGGCTACCGGCCCTGTGACCCATCCATCGTGCTGGAGCGTGTGCAGCAGCTGGAGGACGCCTACGGTGAGCTGGTGAAGCTGGCCGTGGAGCGCAGGCTGCGTCTGGAGGAGTCCCGCAAGCTGTGGCAGTTCTACTGGGACATGGCAGAGGAAGAGAACTGGATCAAGGAAAAGGAACAGATTCTGTCCACCTCAGACATTGGGCATGATCTGATCACTGTCAACTTGCTACTCACCAAGCACAAGACTGTGGAAGAGGAGCTTTCTTCTCATGAGCCACAGCTTATGGCTTGTGTCAAGATTGGAGAAGAACTCATTGCACAGCAGCACTTTGGTTCTGACAAGATTCAGGAGAGAATTGATGAAATTATGGGCATGTGGAACAACCTTAAGGAGAAGTCAGCCAACCGCAAGAAGCGGCTGACAGATGCCGTGGACCTGCACCAGTTCTACACTGAGGCTGATGACGTGGACACCTGGATGCTGGATATCCTGCGCCTGGTCTCCAGCGAGGACACCGGCAGGGATGAGGCTACCGTTCAGTCTCTCCTCAAGAAACACAAGGACGTCACAGAAGAGTTGAAGAATTATGCCACAACCATTGAGGCTCTTCACCAGCAGGCCTCAGAACTCAATGAAATTGACAGGGAATCACCTGATGTGGTTGAGAGGCTTGCTTCCATTGACAGAAGGTACAAGGAACTGTTAGAACTGGCTAAGATGAGGAAGCAGAGGCTGCTTGATGCTCTGTCACTGTACAAGCTGTTCACTGAGGCTGATGGAGTGGAGCAATGGATTGGGGAGAAGGAGCGCATGCTGCAGACCATGGTGCCAGCCAAGGACATTGAGGACTGTGAGATTATGAAGCACAGATATGAAGGATTTGAACAAGAAATGAATGCCAATGCAAGCCGTGTGGCCGTGGTGAACCAACTTGCTCGCCAGCTGCTGCACGTGGAACATCCAAATTCAGAAGACATCGTTGCCCGCCAGAACCAGCTGAACCAGAGGTGGGCAGAGCTCAGAGAAAAGGCTGAGAACAAGCGTGAAGAACTCAACTCTGCCCACGGTGTTCAGACATTCCACATTGAATGCAGAGAAACAGTTCTGTGGATTGAGGACAAGAAGAGAGTCCTGATGGAGACTGCTGATCTGGGAACTGACCTGAGCGGCATCATGACCCTGCAGCGTCGCCTGTCTGGCATGGAGCGTGACCTTGCTGCTATCCAGGCCAAGCTGGACTCTCTGGAAAGGGAAGCCGATAAGATCAGCCAGGAGCATCCCGAGGAGGCTGAACTCATCCGTGAGCGCGTCGAACAGATCCGTGCCGTGTGGGACCAGCTGACACAGCTGCTGAAGGAGCGTGATGCCAAGCTGGAGGAGGCTGGCGACCTCCACCGCTTCCTGCGCGACCTTGACCACTTCCAGGCCTGGTTGACCAAGACCATGACTGATGTGGCTTCAGAAGATATTCCATCTAACCTTGCAGAAGCAGAGAAGCTGCTGAGCCAGCACCAGTCTATCCGAGAGGAGATTGACAACTACACAGAAGATTACACAAAGATGATGGAGTATGGTGAGCGCATCACTGCAGAAGATGTCACTCCAGCAGACGATGCCCAGTATATGTTCCTGAGGGAGCGTCTCAAGGCCCTGAAGGATGGCTGGGCCGAGCTTCACCAGATGTGGGAGAACAGACAGCAGCTCTTATCTCAGTCTCTCAACTTGCAAATGTTCTTGCGAGATGCCAAGCAGGGAGAGGTGCTCCTAAGTCAGCAAGAACACTACCTGAGCAAGGATGAGACTCCTACCAACCTTGAACAGGCAGAAAACCTTATTAAGAGACATGAAGCCTTCCTCACCACCATGGAGGCAAATGATGAGAAAATCAATGGAATTTGTCAGTTTGCACAGAGGCTGCTAGATGAGGGACACTATGCTGTCGACAAGATCCAGAAGAAGGCAGAGAACATTGAGGAGAGGCGGCAGCAGAACAGAGAACGGGCCTTGGAGCAAATGGAACGATTACGGGACCAACTGCAGGTGCACCAGTTCCTGCAGGACTGTGAGGAACTCAATGACTGGGTGCAGGAGAAACACATCATTGCGCAGGACGAGAGCTACCGCTCAGCCAAGACTGTTCACAGCAAGTGGACTCGTCATCAGGCATTTGAAGCAGAGATTGCAAGCAACAAAGACAGGCTTGTCAGAGTGCAGCAGGCCGGAGAAGAATTGGTCAAGGAGAAACCAGAAATGGCTGAGATGATTGGACCAAAGATTTCAGAGCTAAATCAACACTTCGAAGACCTCGAAAGCACGACAAAGGAGAAGGGCGAACGACTCTTCGATGCCAACAGGCAAGTTCTGTACGAACAAACATGCGATGATATCGACACCTGGATGAGTGACCTCGAGAAACAGATTGAGGGTGGAGACACAGGCATGGACTTGACCTCTGTAAATATTTTGATGCAGAAGCAACATTTGATTGAAACACAAATGGCAGTCAAGGCCAAACAGGTAGAACAGCTCGAGAGTCAGGCAGATTACCTGCAGCGTATGGATCCAGAAAAGACAGATAAGGTCAAGTCAATGAAGGCCAAGGTGGAAGCCAAGTTCGAGTCCCTGAAGGCACCTCTTCTTGACCGAAATGAAGCcctgaataagaagaaagaggctTTCCAGTTCAGGCGAGATGTGGAGGATGAGAAGCTCTGGATCCAGGAGAAGATGCCTCAAGCCACCAGCTCTGAGTACGGCAACTCCCTCTTCACCGTCCACATGCTGAAGAAGAAGCTGCAGAGTCTGAGCACAGAGATTGACAACCATGAGCCCAGGATCAACCTTGTGTGCGAGAATGGACGCAAGCTTATCGAGGCTGGACACACAGACGCCGATGAATTCCACAAGCTGCTGGAGGAGCTGCTGGATGACTGGGCGAAGCTGAAGGACGCCATGGAATTCCGACGATCCAAACTCATGGTGTCTGAGAAGGCCCAGCAGTACCTCTTTGACGCCAGCGAGGCCGAGGTCTGGATGAGTGAGCAGGAGCTGTACATGATGGTGGAGGACAGAGGCAAGGATGAACTTTCTGCCCAGAACCTGATGAAGAAGCACCAGAGCCTCGAGAGTGATGTCACTGACTATGCTGAGACCATCCGACAGCTGGGCGAGACAGCCAGACACCTCATCAGTGAAGAGCACCCTGACAG TGAACAGATCAGCAAAAGACAGTCCCAGATTGACAAGCTGTACGCTGGCCTGCGGGATCTTGCCGTGGAGCGACGCAGCAAACTGGACGAGGCACTGAAGCTCTTCATGCTGAACCGAGAAGTGGACGACCTGGAACAATGGATTGCCGAGAGGGAGGTCGTGGCTGGGTCTCATGAACTTGGCCAGGACTACGACCACGTTACG ATGCTTCGAGACAGATTTAAGGACTTTGCCAGAGACACAGAGACCATTGGCAATGAGCGGGTTGCAGCTGTTAACGAGATTGCTGACCAGCTCATCTCTGCTGGCCACTCTGATGCGGCCACCATCGCTGAGTGGAAGGATGGCCTCAACGAGTCATGGGCTGACTTGCTGGAGCTCATTGAGACGCGCACACAGATGCTTGCTGCCTCATGGGAGCTGCACAAGTTCTTCCATGACTGCAAGGATGTGTTGAGTCGCATTCTTGAGAAGCAGAACAGCATTTCAGACGAGCTTGGCCGTGATGCTGGCTCAGTGTCGGCCCTGCAGAGGAAACACCAGAACTTTGTCCAAGATTTGGTTATGCTTCAGCAGCAG GTGCAACAAATTCAGGATGATTCTTCTAAACTGCAAGCTGCATATGCGGGTGACAAAGCTCGAGAAATCACAAACCGAGAGGCAGAAGTTGTGTCTGCCTGGCTGAACTTGCAGGGCATGTGTGAGGATCGCAGAGTTAAGCTCAGTGACACAGGTGATCTGTTCAAGTTCTTCAACATGGTGCGCACACTCATACTGTGGATGGATGATGTTATCAGACAGATGAACACTACCGAAAAACCAAG GGATGTGAGTGGTGTAGAATTGCTGATGAACAACCACCAGAGTCTGAAGGCAGAAGTGGACGCCCGGGAGGACAacttcaatgtgtgtgtgtctcttggGAAGGAGCTGCTTGCCCGCAACCATTACGCCACGCCGGAGATCAAGGAGAAGCTCATGTCCCTCAGCAACCAGCGCATCAACATGCTGCAGCGCTGGGAGGAGCGATGGGAGCACTTACAGCTCA TTTTGGAGGTGTACCAGTTTGCTCGTGACGCTTCAGTGGCAGAGTGTTGGCTCATGGCACAGGAACCTTATCTTGTATCAGCTGAATTTGGT AGATCAATTGATGAGGTTGAGAACCTGATCAAAAAGCATGAGGCATTTGAGAAAGCTTGTTCGGCCCAGGAGGAACGGTTTGCTGCCCTGGAGCGGCTGACCACG TTTGAGTTGAAAGaactaaagagaaaacaagaagaggaggaggaagaacggcAGCGACAAGAGGAGCTAGCAAGACAGGCAGCTGCTCCCCCACCACAGTCCCCCGACCAACCCACGGACGG AGTCGATGGTTCAGGAGAAGATTCCCACTTGAATGGAGAGGAGCATGATGAATCACGAGAAG AGCATGATGAGAGCGCAGCTGTTCTTCGGGGTAGTGCACCCAGCACCCCACGTCCCCCATCCACCCCCGCCACACCCACCTTCGCCGCCGCTGGGGCCGGGCGAGGGCGGCCGGCATCTGCCACCCTCCCTGCCACCACCTCGC CCCCTACTCCTGCTAGCAAGGAGTCGCGACGGAGGGTGCGTTCTAGATCCAAGTCTCCATTCCGCTCTTTCCGCTGGAAGAAAACCAAGACTTCTCCATCCGAAGCACCGGGTAGTGCATCTGACGATGAATCGAACCTGGAAAGGGCAGCag AGAGACCAAGCCCAACCGGTGACGAGGACCAGCTGGAAGGTAGTCTGGTGCGCAAACATGAGTGGGAGTCGACCACAAAGAAAGCGTCCAACAG GTCGTGGGACAAGCTGTTCCTGGTTCTGCGAGGCAACACACTCTTCTTCTACAAGGACCGTAAGAGTTACCAGGCCGCCCCAGAGGTCTACTTCAGGGCTGAGATTCCCTGCGACCTCTCTGGGGGACAGGCCTCCGTGGCTGATGACTACACCAAGAAAAAGCATGTGCTGCGCCTGAG ATTGGTTAGTGGCTCTGAGTATTTGTTCCAAGCCAAAGATGAAGAGGAGCTGAACACATGGGTGGCTGCCCTTCAGGTGGCCACATCCGCTGAGGGTTCTGCTGGCCCATCCCGCTCCCAGACACTGCCGGCCGGCTCCGAGAAGAAGGACGAACCCAAGCGACGTAGTTTCTTCACCCTCAAGAAGAAATAA